Part of the Candidatus Cloacimonadota bacterium genome, TCTTCTACAATTAAAATTCGCAATTTATCCGCCATCAGTTCCTCTACAATAACACGATCTTAACTTGTATATTCATTCAGCAAAAACCAATACAATCCCAGTTCAGTTACCGATTTCATAAATTGATCAAAATCTACCGGCTTCACAATGTAACTATTTGCTCCCAGATCATAACTTTTTTCTATATCGGAATCCTGATCGGAAGAAGTGAGAACAACAATAGGAATAGATTTTGTTCTTTCATCTTTTTTTAATATCTTCAAAACCTCAAGCCCATCCATTTTGGGAAGCTTTAAATCCAGTAGTATCAGGTTGGGAAAGCTACTTTTTTTTCTATCGGAAAATTTGTTGCGGCAAAAAATGTAGTCGATTGCTTCCTGACCATTTTCCACATGAGCAACTTTAGCATTTAAGTCTTGTTTTTGGAGGGCTTTCTTTGTTAGTTTCACATCATTCAGATTGTCTTCCACAAGTAGAATTTCGATTTCTCTTGCTCTCATCTTCTCCCCCTTATAAATCAACTTAACTTTATTATTGAACTATTCTTTGACGTAAAGAATTTTTATAAAAAATTGCTATAAATCATCATCAAGTTTTAGTGCTTCTTCAAAAATATCTTTGTAATTATCTTCAAGTTCAAGCAATTCTTTTGCATACATGTTTATTTCTTCCTGGGTCATTTGATCTTCTTTTTGTTTGAAATGTTTGGGAAGTGAAAAATAGAATGTAGCGCCTTCATCTTCCACAGCTTCTGCACGCACCTTTCCTCTGTGCTTCAGAATGATCCTTTTAACGATAGCCAAACCTACGCCAGTACCTTCAAATTCTTCTGGAGTATGGAGTCTTTGGAACACTCCAAAGAGTTTATTTCTGTATTCTTCATTGAAACCTACGCCATTATCTTTTATATAGAACTCATATTCCTTAGCTTTTTCATTCATACCAATTTCGATAAAAATCTTCTCTTCTTTGGATGAATATTTTATAGCATTGGAAATCAAATTATGAATTACCTGGCGTATCATTTTGCGATCTGCATGCACTTCGACCATATCATGCAGTTTAAGTTCGATATTTTTATCGGGATGGTGTTTTGCCAATTCATTGAAAACGGAATCAAATTCTTTGTAGATATTAAATTTATCACCTTTAATATCTTTTCTGCTAACTCTGGAAAATTCTAAAAGATCGTT contains:
- a CDS encoding response regulator; amino-acid sequence: MRAREIEILLVEDNLNDVKLTKKALQKQDLNAKVAHVENGQEAIDYIFCRNKFSDRKKSSFPNLILLDLKLPKMDGLEVLKILKKDERTKSIPIVVLTSSDQDSDIEKSYDLGANSYIVKPVDFDQFMKSVTELGLYWFLLNEYTS